From a single Lolium rigidum isolate FL_2022 chromosome 7, APGP_CSIRO_Lrig_0.1, whole genome shotgun sequence genomic region:
- the LOC124676170 gene encoding uncharacterized protein LOC124676170, whose translation MASPTPSKRSEQDPSDVSGAAALPTDGLYEILLRLPAKDLCRLRAVCRSWRSLASDPLFIKDHAARHTRPFLATSFVDPGEDVHCGVSIVDLCSGDVIKQIHTRDKDLRLQRTYLDRVCMVGGRHPLAVTALNPATGATVAPSSDVSEEYADLLERRFVSMESCAFGKVPSTGEYKALRFLHVGSPVGSQHLCEVMTLDAGSNHARWRPKPGPPLPVCSNNKITSVVIDGVVYFLFGFVDPCYRYLKTLFKPGTITPFNLESEEWMPTISGPESVTSYYMGANKITTSRSPEAVEHISITNLNGSLVIVHLVHRVSMDLWFLMDVERGLWVKKYSIRYRSHYRRAYPLVLLDDETIIFIMQSKDTLISYDTKTDTFTDMFNLQDYRSIAIYTGSLLS comes from the coding sequence ATGGCGTCCCCAACGCCGAGCAAGCGTTCAGAGCAGGATCCCTCCGACGtatccggcgccgccgcgctgcccACCGACGGGCTGTACGAGATCCTGCTGCGGCTGCCGGCCAAGGACCTCTGCCGCCTCCGCGCCGTCTGCCGCTCGTGGCGCTCCCTCGCTTCCGACCCGCTCTTCATCAAGGATCATGCGGCACGCCACACCCGCCCCTTCCTCGCAACTAGCTTCGTTGACCCCGGCGAGGACGTGCACTGCGGCGTCAGCATCGTTGATCTCTGCTCCGGGGATGTCATCAAGCAGATACACACCCGCGACAAGGACCTCAGATTGCAGCGCACCTACCTTGACCGCGTTTGCATGGTTGGAGGGCGCCACCCCTTGGCTGTCACCGCGCTTAACCCGGCCACCGGCGCTACTGTCGCCCCCTCCTCAGACGTCTCCGAGGAGTATGCGGATTTACTGGAGAGAAGATTCGTCTCCATGGAGTCATGTGCTTTTGGGAAGGTGCCCTCAACAGGAGAGTACAAGGCGCTCCGATTCCTCCATGTTGGCTCGCCCGTTGGTTCGCAGCACCTCTGCGAAGTCATGACCCTCGACGCCGGCAGCAACCATGCGCGGTGGAGGCCAAAGCCAGGCCCTCCACTCCCTGTTTGTTCCAACAACAAGATCACAAGCGTGGTCATTGATGGGGTTGTGTATTTCTTGTTCGGTTTTGTTGACCCTTGTTACAGATATTTGAAGACCTTGTTCAAACCAGGCACCATAACTCCGTTTAACCTTGAGTCAGAGGAGTGGATGCCTACCATCAGTGGCCCAGAATCAGTGACCAGCTATTATATGGGTGCCAATAAGATAACTACCTCTCGGAGCCCTGAAGCTGTGGAGCATATCTCGATAACCAATTTGAATGGATCCTTAGTGATAGTGCATCTTGTGCATCGTGTTTCCATGGACCTATGGTTTCTGATGGATGTTGAGAGAGGTCTCTGGGTTAAGAAGTACAGCATAAGATACCGCAGTCACTATCGCCGTGCTTATCCTTTGGTGCTGCTGGATGATGAGACGATAATCTTCATTATGCAATCCAAGGATACACTTATAAGTTATGATACAAAAACTGACACTTTCACAGATATGTTCAACCTGCAAGATTACAGGTCTATTGCTATTTACACAGGAAGTTTGCTGAGTTAA